The proteins below are encoded in one region of Pontibacter deserti:
- a CDS encoding purine-nucleoside phosphorylase, which yields MMQPLHEATAYIQQNTDNFAPEFGIILGTGLGALVNEIEVQYSLSYADIPHFPVSTVESHSGRLILGLLAGRRVIVMQGRFHYYEGYSMEQVVFPIRVMRLLGIQKLFVSNAAGGLNPAFNTSELMVITDHINLQPSNPLIGKNIDELGPRFPDMSDVYDEHMVRQAMVIAEDADFDLREGVYVSVPGPMLETPAEYKYLSVIGADAVGMSTVPEVIAARHMGLPVFAVSVITDMCTPDRLKKVKLADILEAAAKAEPRMTMLIRELIRMQ from the coding sequence ATGATGCAGCCACTACACGAAGCGACAGCTTATATACAGCAAAACACAGACAACTTTGCGCCTGAATTCGGTATTATACTTGGAACCGGGTTAGGCGCACTGGTGAACGAGATCGAAGTACAGTACAGCCTTTCTTATGCCGATATTCCGCACTTCCCGGTATCAACGGTAGAGAGCCATTCGGGCAGGCTTATACTTGGGTTGCTGGCTGGCCGCCGTGTAATAGTGATGCAGGGCCGCTTCCATTATTATGAAGGCTATTCCATGGAGCAGGTGGTGTTTCCGATTCGTGTCATGAGGTTGCTGGGCATCCAGAAGTTGTTTGTGTCTAATGCAGCTGGCGGTCTTAACCCTGCTTTTAACACATCAGAGTTGATGGTGATTACAGATCATATTAACCTGCAGCCAAGTAACCCGCTTATTGGTAAGAACATAGATGAACTTGGTCCCCGTTTCCCAGATATGAGTGATGTATACGATGAGCATATGGTGCGCCAGGCGATGGTTATTGCAGAAGATGCTGATTTTGATTTACGTGAAGGTGTATATGTGAGCGTGCCGGGGCCGATGCTGGAAACTCCTGCCGAATATAAATATCTTTCTGTGATTGGTGCCGATGCCGTTGGTATGTCTACAGTGCCGGAAGTAATTGCTGCCCGCCACATGGGGTTACCGGTTTTTGCAGTATCTGTAATCACCGACATGTGCACCCCTGACCGACTGAAGAAAGTGAAGCTGGCTGATATTCTGGAAGCTGCCGCCAAAGCAGAGCCCCGCATGACGATGTTAATAAGAGAGCTGATAAGAATGCAGTAA
- a CDS encoding DUF4249 domain-containing protein, which produces MKRILYLYLLPLFFILGCNMEKEIEVVLPEHEPQLVVECYLEQGYPFQVTVLETSSYFDSPTPPLVPDAEVYITFRDRRIKLTYNPAFNARNNRYFTHSSTEIMDGAPGEVYGIEVVDGQGRKVTGFTTILPKVPIIKVEWKFNEKDKAYVLTTFQDDPNTANFYRYMTHRDSLENGAQREFVTSDELTNGKETSYGSGYDYEEGDTLILSLYHIEEQYYDFLRSTEDAKNANGNPFAQPSKIKSSVQGGLGIFTNLAFDRDTVILKK; this is translated from the coding sequence ATGAAACGCATTTTATACCTATACCTGCTGCCACTGTTTTTTATACTTGGCTGCAACATGGAGAAAGAGATTGAGGTGGTGTTGCCGGAGCATGAGCCACAACTGGTAGTGGAATGTTACCTGGAGCAGGGCTATCCTTTCCAGGTAACCGTGCTTGAAACCTCCTCTTATTTCGACTCCCCTACTCCACCGCTCGTTCCTGATGCTGAAGTATACATTACTTTCCGTGACAGACGAATTAAACTAACCTATAACCCGGCATTTAATGCAAGGAACAACCGTTACTTTACGCACTCATCTACCGAGATTATGGACGGAGCTCCCGGAGAAGTATATGGCATTGAAGTGGTGGATGGGCAGGGTCGTAAGGTAACCGGTTTTACAACTATACTACCCAAAGTGCCGATCATAAAAGTAGAATGGAAATTTAATGAGAAGGACAAAGCATATGTGCTTACTACTTTTCAGGATGATCCGAATACAGCAAACTTTTACCGTTACATGACGCACCGCGATAGCCTGGAGAATGGAGCTCAGCGTGAATTTGTAACTTCTGATGAGCTGACAAACGGCAAAGAAACATCTTACGGCTCGGGTTACGATTACGAAGAAGGCGATACGCTTATACTTTCGCTGTACCACATAGAAGAGCAGTATTATGATTTCCTGCGCTCAACAGAAGATGCAAAAAACGCGAACGGCAACCCGTTTGCCCAGCCTTCTAAGATCAAATCATCGGTACAGGGTGGGCTGGGCATTTTCACAAACCTGGCCTTTGACCGGGATACGGTAATTTTAAAAAAATAA
- a CDS encoding TonB-dependent receptor: MPQSIYRYFLLLLFSFSASIAFAQSYRVSGIVRSATDKQALIGATVAVPQLRIGTITDARGSYSLNLPAGTHELQATYVGYMPVTQTITVTNTDRTIDIALQPSDNQLQEVVVEANTLEQKLTDNRMSVEQLTTREAKLLPAIFGEVDLIKTLQLKPGVQSGGEGSSGLYVRGGGPDQNLVLLDDAVIYNPSHLFGFFSVFNPDAVRNVELYKGGFPAQFGGRLSSVLDVRMNEGNNDKLRVNGGIGLISSRLSLDGPIVKDKLTFLVSGRRTYVDSFTRIINKLNEDNKDYNPIPDYYFYDFNARLNYNPTPKDEITLSSYFGRDFFTFDDADFSFSFNWGNTMGSLNWRHNYNTRLFSNTSFSLTGYKYSIQNKIDVFSFNLGSEVKDISLKTDYEWLLDDKHTIRFGASATNHAFTVGRLNFDSDDDRLSFSAGNNYKASEFGAYISDDYNVNAQLSLNYGLRVSGFNSQDKTYAALEPRAAARYSITTNTSVKASYASMMQYIHLLANSGASLPTDIWFPSTARVKPQRSQQVAAGVSHLFGDGKYLVTNEVYYKWMHRQIDFRDGANLFVNDSLENEFLFGKGESYGNEIYLEKIKGRTTGWIGYTLSWTYRQFDEINDGRRFPTRYDRRHDLSVVVLHQLNKRLSLTGAFVYGTGNAFSLPVARFAFQDVEGQEPSVVPIYSDRNSFRLDATHRLDVGVVWKLKPKRGEADLTFNAYNAYNRRNPYFVYFEQLKDEEDEQTIGFRAKQVSLFPVIPSVTYNFRF, encoded by the coding sequence ATGCCTCAATCTATATACAGATATTTTTTACTGCTGCTTTTCTCCTTTTCTGCAAGTATAGCATTTGCTCAGAGTTACCGCGTGAGTGGTATTGTAAGGTCAGCAACAGATAAACAGGCACTGATCGGGGCTACTGTAGCGGTACCGCAGTTAAGAATAGGTACCATAACTGATGCCCGAGGATCTTATAGTTTAAACTTACCTGCCGGCACGCATGAGTTACAAGCTACCTACGTCGGGTACATGCCAGTCACTCAAACTATAACTGTTACCAATACGGACCGAACTATAGACATTGCGCTGCAGCCCTCTGACAACCAACTGCAGGAAGTAGTAGTGGAAGCTAACACACTGGAGCAGAAACTTACAGATAACCGCATGAGCGTAGAGCAGCTTACTACCCGCGAAGCCAAGCTGTTGCCTGCCATTTTCGGGGAAGTGGACCTGATAAAAACACTGCAGCTAAAACCCGGTGTACAATCTGGCGGCGAAGGTTCATCAGGATTGTATGTACGTGGCGGCGGCCCCGACCAGAATTTAGTGTTGCTGGATGATGCCGTCATCTATAACCCTTCGCATTTGTTTGGTTTCTTCAGTGTGTTTAACCCGGACGCAGTGCGCAATGTGGAGCTGTATAAAGGTGGCTTTCCGGCACAGTTTGGGGGCAGGTTATCCTCGGTGCTGGATGTGCGGATGAACGAAGGGAATAACGATAAGCTTCGTGTTAATGGCGGGATCGGCCTTATTTCTTCCCGGCTAAGCTTAGATGGCCCGATCGTAAAAGATAAACTAACATTCCTTGTATCCGGGCGCCGTACCTATGTTGATTCTTTTACCCGCATTATCAATAAGCTAAACGAAGACAATAAAGACTATAACCCTATACCAGATTATTACTTCTACGACTTTAATGCCCGCTTAAACTATAACCCTACTCCAAAAGACGAGATTACCTTAAGTAGTTACTTTGGCCGCGACTTTTTCACGTTTGATGATGCCGATTTCAGCTTTTCGTTTAACTGGGGGAATACAATGGGCTCCCTGAACTGGCGCCACAACTATAACACACGCTTGTTTTCCAACACATCCTTTTCCCTTACAGGCTACAAGTATAGCATCCAGAACAAGATCGATGTGTTCAGCTTTAACCTGGGCTCCGAAGTAAAAGATATCAGCCTTAAAACGGATTACGAGTGGCTGCTGGATGACAAGCATACAATCAGATTTGGTGCATCGGCCACAAACCACGCATTTACGGTTGGCCGCCTCAATTTTGATAGCGATGACGACCGCTTAAGCTTTAGTGCCGGCAATAACTATAAGGCCAGTGAATTCGGTGCCTATATCTCCGACGACTATAACGTAAATGCACAACTATCACTAAACTATGGCCTGCGCGTATCGGGTTTTAACAGCCAGGATAAAACATATGCAGCCTTGGAACCACGAGCAGCTGCCCGCTATAGTATAACAACCAACACATCCGTAAAGGCGAGTTACGCCAGCATGATGCAGTATATACACCTGTTAGCCAACTCAGGTGCTTCGCTCCCTACTGATATCTGGTTTCCGTCTACGGCGCGTGTAAAGCCGCAACGCTCACAACAGGTGGCTGCAGGGGTAAGCCATTTATTTGGCGATGGTAAATACCTGGTAACAAATGAAGTATACTATAAATGGATGCACCGCCAGATCGACTTTAGGGATGGTGCCAACCTGTTTGTGAACGATAGCCTGGAGAACGAGTTCCTGTTCGGGAAAGGTGAAAGTTACGGAAACGAAATATACCTGGAGAAAATAAAAGGTCGTACCACCGGCTGGATAGGCTATACCTTATCCTGGACCTATCGCCAGTTTGATGAAATAAACGACGGGCGCCGCTTCCCGACGCGTTATGACCGCCGTCACGACCTGAGCGTAGTTGTGCTGCACCAGCTAAACAAACGTCTTAGCCTTACCGGAGCATTTGTATATGGTACTGGCAATGCCTTCTCGTTGCCGGTTGCACGTTTTGCCTTTCAGGATGTGGAAGGGCAGGAACCTAGCGTAGTGCCTATATACTCCGACCGTAACAGCTTCCGTCTGGATGCAACACACCGGTTGGATGTGGGCGTGGTCTGGAAGCTTAAACCTAAACGAGGCGAGGCCGATCTTACCTTTAATGCCTACAATGCCTATAACAGGCGCAACCCATACTTTGTGTACTTCGAGCAGCTAAAGGACGAAGAAGACGAACAAACGATAGGTTTCAGGGCCAAGCAGGTATCGTTGTTCCCGGTTATACCTTCAGTTACTTATAATTTCAGATTCTGA
- a CDS encoding M61 family metallopeptidase, with translation MTFKKSLLLLGLTALLGCSSARPAHTSQASSEEQYHVTIDLTKVKEDKVQVTVLAPELKQEEIIYNMPKIVPGTYSISDFGKFVSEFSALDNKGRKLVVEKLDENRWRIKEADKLQKITYWVDDTFDAAKKTEAIFEPGGTNIEASKNFLLNTFGFVGYFDGLKQLPFRLTITKPQGFYGSTPLKATSSTATSDTYLLPDYVTLADSPLMYNAPDTTVLDLGETDVLVSVYSPSGKVKSKPIAANIKDILQAQRNYLGGKLPVDKYAFLIYVPEKVGKSGSFGALEHSNSSVYFLPEMPEEQFSSTMRDVAAHEFFHIVTPLTIHSEQIGNFDFINPDMSKHLWMYEGVTEYFASHVQVYEKLIDLDAYLNKIQEYIATSKAYYNDTLPFTEMSAKVLGPYEKEYGNVYQKGALIGLVLDVRLRELSQGKYGLRDLMQELGKTYGKNKSFKDEELFDKIAELTYPEIREFFTKYVEGSEPLPLEETFKKVGITYEPMSKQLVNSYGGFVPGYDNESGKIIVEATDDMDAFGKELGLKPGDRLLKWNGKEMSPSNVRQLIGEDLQKMKPGDDVTVTVGRLEKKKLNEVTLKAKVRQAERIVPHYLQPDPKATPQQLALRAAWLNINAQ, from the coding sequence ATGACATTCAAAAAATCACTCCTGTTGCTTGGCCTTACCGCCTTGTTAGGTTGCTCTTCTGCCAGACCTGCTCACACCTCACAGGCTTCATCTGAAGAACAATACCATGTAACAATAGATCTGACCAAAGTAAAAGAAGACAAAGTTCAGGTAACAGTGCTGGCTCCCGAGCTGAAGCAGGAAGAGATTATTTACAACATGCCGAAGATAGTGCCGGGTACCTACTCGATTTCTGATTTCGGAAAGTTTGTTTCGGAATTTTCAGCCCTCGACAATAAAGGCCGGAAACTAGTGGTGGAGAAGCTGGACGAAAACCGCTGGCGCATTAAAGAAGCAGATAAACTACAGAAAATCACCTACTGGGTAGATGACACATTTGATGCTGCTAAAAAAACAGAAGCCATATTTGAACCAGGCGGAACAAACATTGAAGCCAGCAAGAATTTTTTGCTGAACACCTTCGGGTTTGTGGGTTATTTTGATGGGCTGAAGCAGCTGCCGTTCCGGTTAACTATAACTAAACCGCAGGGCTTTTATGGTTCTACCCCGCTTAAAGCCACTTCTTCTACAGCCACCTCTGATACGTACCTTTTACCGGATTATGTAACACTGGCCGACTCGCCACTGATGTATAACGCCCCTGACACAACCGTGCTGGACCTTGGAGAAACAGATGTGCTGGTATCGGTTTATTCGCCCAGCGGAAAAGTAAAATCGAAGCCCATAGCCGCCAACATTAAAGATATATTGCAGGCACAGCGCAACTACCTGGGTGGCAAGCTGCCGGTAGACAAGTATGCATTCCTGATCTATGTGCCTGAAAAAGTAGGTAAGTCAGGCTCGTTTGGTGCCCTGGAGCATTCAAATTCGTCGGTATACTTCCTGCCGGAAATGCCGGAAGAGCAGTTCAGCAGCACCATGCGCGATGTAGCTGCCCATGAGTTCTTCCATATTGTAACCCCGCTTACCATTCACTCAGAGCAGATCGGCAATTTCGACTTCATAAACCCCGACATGTCGAAACACTTATGGATGTATGAGGGAGTAACAGAGTATTTTGCATCGCATGTGCAGGTATATGAGAAGTTAATTGACCTCGATGCCTACCTGAACAAGATACAGGAATACATTGCTACTTCCAAGGCTTACTATAACGATACACTGCCTTTTACTGAAATGAGTGCAAAAGTGCTCGGGCCTTACGAGAAAGAGTATGGTAACGTGTACCAGAAAGGTGCGCTAATAGGCCTGGTGCTGGATGTACGGCTGCGTGAGTTATCGCAGGGTAAGTATGGTTTACGTGACCTGATGCAGGAATTAGGCAAAACCTATGGCAAGAACAAATCTTTTAAAGACGAAGAGCTTTTTGATAAAATAGCAGAGCTGACTTACCCGGAGATACGGGAATTTTTTACCAAATATGTGGAAGGAAGTGAGCCCCTGCCGCTGGAAGAGACCTTTAAAAAAGTTGGCATTACCTATGAGCCAATGTCGAAGCAACTGGTAAATTCTTATGGTGGGTTTGTACCCGGGTATGATAATGAAAGTGGTAAAATTATTGTGGAAGCGACCGATGATATGGATGCCTTCGGCAAAGAACTTGGCCTGAAGCCCGGCGACCGGCTACTGAAGTGGAATGGGAAAGAGATGTCGCCATCTAATGTAAGACAACTTATAGGGGAAGACCTACAAAAGATGAAGCCAGGCGATGATGTTACCGTTACCGTAGGCCGCTTAGAGAAGAAAAAACTAAACGAAGTAACCCTGAAAGCAAAAGTGCGGCAGGCAGAACGCATAGTACCCCATTACCTGCAACCAGACCCTAAAGCTACGCCACAACAACTGGCGTTGAGGGCTGCCTGGCTCAACATCAATGCTCAATAA
- a CDS encoding toast rack family protein, translating into MKKLLSSLLFILPLSLLAQDSNQFKGTIPLTDTKGGTIRLEIPAGELSLKTGTTQLIDANVNYNRTDWKPNMDFSKKNGMADLTMTQKDISNKSNSGENKWNISLNKNIPLNLYLKMGAGETKLDLSNSHLETLDIEAGAVSCDVNLKGSSVKVVEIAAGVGELNLDMTGNWNHNVKVDIAGGIGEVNLKLPKNTGVKLNASGLGSKNLNGFKKNGGYYQNAAYGKSKHTLTINVSGGMGSINVVEG; encoded by the coding sequence ATGAAAAAGCTATTATCATCTCTGCTGTTTATACTTCCGTTGTCGTTGCTGGCACAGGATTCAAACCAATTTAAAGGAACCATACCGTTGACTGATACAAAAGGGGGAACCATACGGCTGGAGATTCCGGCAGGCGAACTGAGTCTGAAAACAGGTACCACACAGCTGATCGATGCAAATGTGAACTACAACCGCACCGACTGGAAGCCCAATATGGATTTCAGTAAGAAAAATGGTATGGCTGACCTGACCATGACACAGAAAGACATCAGCAACAAGAGCAATAGTGGCGAAAACAAATGGAACATCAGCCTGAATAAGAACATCCCGCTAAACTTATACTTAAAGATGGGAGCCGGAGAAACAAAGCTGGACCTGAGCAACAGCCACCTGGAAACACTGGATATAGAAGCCGGAGCTGTTAGCTGCGATGTAAACCTGAAAGGCAGTTCTGTGAAAGTAGTGGAAATTGCTGCCGGTGTAGGCGAACTGAACCTGGACATGACTGGTAACTGGAACCACAACGTAAAAGTGGATATTGCAGGCGGTATAGGCGAAGTAAACCTGAAGCTGCCTAAAAACACGGGTGTAAAACTTAATGCCTCCGGGCTTGGCAGCAAGAACCTGAACGGCTTTAAGAAAAATGGTGGGTACTATCAGAATGCGGCTTACGGTAAAAGCAAACATACACTCACCATAAACGTATCCGGTGGCATGGGCAGTATAAACGTAGTAGAGGGTTAA
- a CDS encoding ABC transporter permease, which produces MLQNYFKVALRNLYRNKVYSAINIAGLALGVASCILIFLYVQDELSYEKHFSKADRIVRVAGEIEHEGQTNRFALSAPILAPYLLRDYPELEHVTQLLNARKQTIWYNNKSFNEDNLIFADSAFFEVFDYEFLAGNPATALDEPRTIVVSNLMAEKYFGGAEEAIGKVLKFSRDSYRVTGVFKDKGHSHIQANAFLARSTFDTKRQDELSDENHWFNMNRYTYVLLRDASQIAPFQEKLKTFAATHVTPWIKENKLDAVMSFVLQPLGSIHFDTVYESDMSPPGNINYLYIFAAVAVFLLLIASINYMNLATARSSKRAREVGLRKVVGAYRSQIIGQFIGESLLITLIAVVLALALAQILIPTFNNLTGKQFDANFFLQTEVLLALFAIVVFIGAVAGSYPAIFLSGFKPADVLKTDKMPKGGSAALRRTLVVVQFTISLIMIIGTLVVFSQMQFLKNRSLGFNKERVLAIDIPVGDSVLVQQLPSIKQELLSNPNIESVSNTANIPAEPLSTLLVFAEKNGQTLQNTMNVMFVDYEFIDVMGIEVKQGRNYSRSFKTDLKGGLIINEAAVRKMGWKEPLGKRIQVGDWDAKVIGVVKDFHVTSLHNKVEPLVLALAPTSPGYLLLRLKPQDMPATIEYVQAKWQAFDQKHPMEYFFMDEHFDKQYRAEEKMLTVFGYFAGLTIFIACLGLFGLASFTAEQRTKEIGIRKVLGSSTGSIVLLLSRDFAVLVLIAILLAIPIAWYGMDKWLQDFAYRTNLSWWIFAVAGVAAMAIALLTVSFQAVKAALLDPVKAIRTQ; this is translated from the coding sequence ATGCTGCAGAACTACTTTAAAGTAGCGCTCCGCAACCTGTACCGTAACAAGGTATACTCAGCCATCAACATCGCCGGACTGGCGCTGGGGGTGGCTTCCTGTATCCTTATCTTTTTATATGTGCAGGATGAACTAAGCTATGAAAAACACTTTAGCAAAGCAGACCGCATCGTACGTGTGGCCGGCGAAATAGAGCACGAAGGCCAGACTAACAGATTTGCTTTATCGGCACCTATACTTGCCCCTTACCTGCTCCGCGATTACCCTGAACTGGAGCATGTTACCCAACTGCTGAATGCCCGCAAACAAACCATCTGGTACAACAATAAAAGCTTTAACGAAGATAACCTGATCTTTGCCGACAGCGCCTTCTTTGAAGTATTTGATTATGAGTTTTTGGCAGGTAACCCCGCCACAGCCCTGGATGAGCCCCGGACTATAGTAGTGAGCAACCTGATGGCAGAAAAATACTTTGGCGGCGCTGAGGAGGCCATTGGCAAAGTATTAAAATTCAGCCGGGACTCGTACCGTGTAACAGGAGTGTTTAAGGATAAAGGCCACTCACATATACAGGCAAACGCTTTCTTAGCACGCAGCACCTTCGATACCAAACGCCAGGATGAGCTCTCTGATGAGAACCACTGGTTTAATATGAACCGCTATACCTATGTGCTGCTGCGGGATGCCTCTCAGATTGCTCCTTTCCAGGAAAAGCTAAAGACATTTGCAGCCACACACGTAACCCCCTGGATAAAAGAAAACAAACTGGATGCCGTTATGAGCTTTGTACTCCAACCGCTGGGCAGCATCCATTTCGATACAGTGTATGAGTCTGATATGTCTCCGCCGGGCAATATCAACTACCTCTACATTTTTGCAGCTGTGGCTGTATTTCTGTTGCTGATAGCAAGTATAAATTACATGAACTTGGCTACAGCACGCTCCTCAAAACGTGCCCGAGAAGTAGGTTTGCGCAAAGTTGTCGGGGCCTACCGTTCCCAGATCATCGGGCAGTTCATCGGCGAGTCGCTGCTGATCACGCTGATAGCTGTTGTTCTGGCGTTGGCCCTGGCCCAGATCCTGATACCAACCTTTAATAACCTTACCGGAAAGCAGTTCGACGCCAATTTCTTTTTACAGACAGAAGTACTGCTAGCGCTTTTTGCCATTGTTGTGTTCATTGGCGCCGTTGCAGGCAGTTATCCGGCCATTTTTTTGTCAGGATTTAAGCCGGCTGATGTTCTGAAAACCGATAAAATGCCAAAAGGCGGTAGCGCTGCCTTACGCCGTACGCTGGTAGTGGTGCAATTCACCATTTCGCTTATTATGATCATTGGCACACTGGTAGTTTTTAGCCAGATGCAGTTTCTGAAGAACCGGAGCCTGGGCTTCAACAAAGAACGGGTGCTGGCCATCGACATACCTGTCGGGGATTCGGTACTGGTGCAGCAATTGCCAAGTATAAAACAGGAGCTACTCAGCAACCCTAACATCGAGAGCGTGTCGAACACGGCCAATATTCCGGCTGAGCCTCTGAGCACATTACTTGTTTTTGCTGAAAAGAATGGGCAAACGCTGCAAAACACCATGAATGTCATGTTTGTAGACTATGAGTTTATAGATGTTATGGGTATTGAGGTGAAGCAAGGCCGCAACTACTCCCGAAGCTTTAAAACAGACCTGAAAGGTGGCTTGATTATAAACGAAGCCGCTGTTAGGAAAATGGGTTGGAAGGAACCGCTAGGTAAACGCATACAGGTAGGTGACTGGGACGCAAAAGTGATCGGGGTAGTAAAAGATTTTCATGTTACTTCGTTGCACAATAAAGTAGAACCACTGGTACTGGCCCTGGCACCGACTTCTCCGGGATACTTGCTGTTGCGGTTAAAGCCACAGGATATGCCGGCAACCATAGAATATGTGCAGGCAAAATGGCAGGCATTTGACCAAAAACACCCAATGGAGTACTTCTTTATGGATGAACACTTTGATAAGCAGTACCGGGCCGAAGAAAAGATGCTGACCGTTTTCGGGTATTTTGCCGGGCTTACCATATTTATCGCATGCTTGGGTTTATTCGGCCTGGCATCCTTTACAGCAGAACAACGAACCAAAGAGATCGGTATCCGCAAAGTGCTGGGCTCTTCTACCGGAAGTATAGTCTTGCTTCTCTCCCGCGATTTTGCAGTGCTGGTGCTTATAGCTATACTGCTGGCCATACCTATTGCCTGGTACGGAATGGATAAATGGTTGCAGGACTTTGCTTACCGTACTAACCTGAGCTGGTGGATATTTGCTGTTGCCGGAGTGGCCGCCATGGCCATTGCGCTGCTCACGGTAAGTTTTCAGGCAGTTAAAGCTGCCCTGCTCGATCCTGTAAAAGCTATCCGTACACAATAA
- a CDS encoding ABC transporter ATP-binding protein — translation MNKELLIETQQLQKKYVTDTVETTALAGVDLRIAKGEFVAIMGPSGCGKSTLLNILGLLDSPSGGTFKFLGQDITHASERQRAKIRKQNLGFVFQSFNLIDELTVEENIGLPLAYLGMSKAETEKRVTEAMERMGIAHRRNHFPQQLSGGQQQRAAIARATVSSPSLILADEPTGNLDSVHGREVMALLTELNEAGTTVVMVTHSPSDAEYAHRIVNLFDGQIVTENLNVRKHAAELL, via the coding sequence ATGAACAAGGAACTATTAATCGAAACACAGCAGCTGCAGAAAAAATATGTAACTGACACTGTAGAAACTACTGCACTTGCAGGAGTTGACCTGCGTATTGCTAAAGGCGAGTTTGTAGCTATCATGGGCCCATCGGGCTGTGGTAAATCTACACTGCTTAATATACTTGGCTTACTGGATAGTCCATCTGGTGGTACATTCAAATTCCTGGGTCAGGATATTACACATGCCAGCGAACGCCAGCGTGCTAAAATACGCAAACAGAACCTGGGCTTCGTATTCCAGAGCTTTAACCTGATTGATGAGTTGACTGTGGAAGAAAACATTGGCCTGCCACTGGCTTACCTGGGCATGAGCAAAGCCGAAACCGAGAAACGCGTAACCGAAGCCATGGAACGTATGGGCATTGCGCACCGCCGCAACCACTTCCCGCAGCAGTTATCCGGCGGTCAGCAGCAGCGCGCCGCTATTGCCCGTGCTACGGTTTCGAGCCCAAGCCTTATACTTGCCGACGAACCTACCGGTAACCTGGACTCGGTACATGGCCGCGAGGTGATGGCTTTATTAACCGAACTGAACGAGGCTGGCACAACTGTGGTAATGGTAACGCACTCTCCTTCCGATGCTGAATATGCGCACCGTATAGTTAACCTCTTCGACGGACAAATCGTGACAGAGAACCTTAACGTACGCAAACATGCTGCAGAACTACTTTAA
- a CDS encoding efflux RND transporter periplasmic adaptor subunit, whose protein sequence is MDRVIEKKKYTPKKIAIIAAVTLALVVVIYNLLFAERTSKLNVEAQRVTMGNVQEGTFQEFIAVDGSVDPLKTFFLDITEGGRVEKIYTDDGRMVQKGDTILKLSNTTLQIDFMTRETQLYDLMNERQNSEITMKQDQIRKMNELAEIEYNMTTAERTYTRNKMLIAEGAISKEEYETSKDNYLYLKRRKDLADRSVKQDAQLMNDRLRQLDESIRRMEANINMARNTLNNLYVVAPFTGQLSTLKAEVGESKAAGENIGQVDDLNGYKVKANIDEHYISKVYPGLDGSFDFNGKTYKVKVVKVFPEVQNNTFQVDMEFADGTPEGIRRGQTLQLKLNLNDGAKAILLPRGGFYQSTGGNWVFVVDKSGDFAEKRSIKLGRQNPNYYEVIDGLKPGEKVVLSSYDSYGDIDRLELK, encoded by the coding sequence AATTAAATGTAGAAGCACAGCGTGTTACAATGGGTAATGTGCAGGAAGGTACTTTTCAGGAGTTTATAGCAGTAGATGGCTCTGTCGATCCGCTTAAAACATTTTTCCTGGATATAACAGAAGGTGGCCGTGTAGAAAAGATTTATACCGATGATGGCCGAATGGTGCAGAAAGGCGACACCATACTTAAGCTCTCTAACACTACGCTCCAGATCGACTTTATGACGCGCGAAACGCAGCTCTATGACCTGATGAACGAGCGCCAGAACTCAGAGATTACCATGAAGCAGGACCAGATCCGAAAAATGAATGAGCTGGCCGAGATTGAGTATAACATGACAACTGCGGAGCGCACCTATACCCGCAACAAAATGCTGATAGCAGAAGGAGCGATCTCAAAAGAAGAATATGAAACTTCTAAAGACAATTACTTATACTTAAAACGCCGCAAAGACCTGGCAGATCGCTCAGTAAAGCAGGATGCCCAATTAATGAATGACCGACTGCGCCAGCTCGATGAATCTATCCGTCGCATGGAGGCTAATATTAATATGGCCCGCAATACCTTAAACAACCTATATGTAGTGGCTCCTTTTACAGGCCAGTTATCTACCTTAAAAGCAGAAGTTGGCGAAAGCAAAGCAGCCGGCGAGAACATTGGCCAGGTAGATGACCTGAACGGCTACAAAGTAAAAGCAAACATTGACGAGCATTATATTTCCAAAGTGTATCCGGGACTGGATGGCAGCTTCGATTTTAACGGAAAGACCTATAAAGTGAAAGTAGTTAAAGTGTTCCCCGAAGTGCAGAACAACACCTTTCAGGTAGATATGGAATTTGCAGATGGCACCCCGGAAGGTATACGCCGTGGCCAGACGCTGCAACTTAAGCTGAACTTAAACGATGGTGCCAAAGCCATACTTTTACCACGCGGTGGCTTTTACCAAAGCACTGGCGGTAACTGGGTGTTTGTAGTAGATAAATCAGGGGACTTTGCAGAAAAGCGAAGTATAAAACTGGGCCGCCAGAACCCAAACTATTACGAAGTGATTGATGGCCTGAAACCCGGCGAAAAAGTAGTGCTATCCTCCTACGACAGCTACGGCGACATAGACCGGCTGGAATTGAAATAG